In Plodia interpunctella isolate USDA-ARS_2022_Savannah chromosome 8, ilPloInte3.2, whole genome shotgun sequence, the DNA window TATGGTCTCTAAAGCTCTGGCGTACGGCAACTAGTAGCAAGATTAATGCCAATTTTAGGAGTATATTAAtgagtaatttaaatatgttcaaTTTGGCGGTCAAATGCCAATATGTTATTGGTATTGTgaatgtaaaatttgacgttattGCCGATTAAGACGATAAGAAATATAGACACCATTTCTagttataagtaaaaaaagttatcaaTTTTCACATTCACAATAAATCAGTAACTATTATATCAGTAATGAAGGAAGTAAGTCAGTGAGTGTTAAAAAACGGAAACCAAAAATGTAATCGAAAGAAATTTGAcagaaaagaagaaaacaaaactaatgAGTCCGGTCGGAGAACCGATCGTAGAATGGAGCAAACGAACCgaacaacaaaaacataacaaagaAGAAATTGCGACTGTTTTCAGAAGGGAAGAGACGACGGGGGCGTCGAGTATAAGGTGACTGTACTACCAAAACTGCAATACTGTCGCGTCGTCAGCAGCGAATGCGGCGCGGGCGCGTCGGACGCCGTGGACAGGCACTTGTGCAGTTTGCGGGTACCTTGCGAGCGGGAGCGGCGCaccgcgcgcgccgccgcgccgcccgccgccgcgcccgccgcgccgctcgtcgcgccgccgcccgcgccctTCTCCGGCCCGTTCATCTACAACACAACACGCTGCGTCGCCGGCttaccacaccacaccacaccacaccacgcCCACCACGGGAGACGCGACtttctctattttttttatttattgtttgaacCAGAGATTATATCATTAATTCCgcctatttatattaatttgaaaaaaaaagagaaaattttatttaaaccgACCATTACGATGTATGTTTTATACCAATgcctattttttattgaaacgtAAAGTAAAAGAAGCCATCTAATTAGTCTCCAAAGCGCCGGAAGGTTAGAAACGTCCCACAAAAGCACGTGACCCTAGCTCGCGTCCGCCGCCACCGATACGGTTATAGCACACACAGACACGGACTGCCCGACGGCCCTAGAGCTGTTAGTATCGAGTGATCTCTGTGCCAGTTAGTGTCCGGCCGCAGCCTGTGTAACTGTGAGAGTGAGCCAGGTAATGCTCGTGTCCATACCTATGCGTCGGGGCTCCTCTGCGACCGGGGGCTCCTCGCGGGGGTCACGCGTAGGACACATGCGCGCTACTAACTCCCCTGAGAAATTTGAGGGAGTATCAGAGAAACCTGTGACCCGCTCGGTCGGTGAAGCTACAAGCAGTGCAGCTATTCTTGGCCCGTCTACGAAGCCGTAACTAGCGGTTACTTCCAAACAGACAACACAGAGATCACCTACGTTACTTGTTCAATTACCGAGGATGTCTGCGAATAGATATTTAAGGCAGTTAGAGTCTTCGTCGGAGGAGTCCTTGTCCTTTGGAATAGAAAACAAACATGTGAGGGACTCTTCCGTGTGTACGCACCACATCAACGCTCATTCTATATACATACTCTCCAGCGGACACGTCTCTTacacttatataataatattataatataaaataatacagtaaaccaaaataaacaagCCAAATGTCACAAGAAGCGGAAgcatgttaaaaataaatagttcacTCGCATTTTATAAATCTAAGGTTTAATCGTCGTGTTAGGGATCGCTCGGCGTCGATTTAAAATTCGTTTAACAAACATCAGTTAGGACACACCACACGTCAAcgaataaaatctaactacCATCACCTCTAATCCGAGTCTACGATAGAAACGCCAAACCATTACCATTCCAATCGAGAGTCGTTCGACTAAGACTATACCGCACTAGTGCGAGCGAGCGATGGGCGATGTCGGGTGACGAGGGCCTCTACTTACTGAAGCGACGCATGAGGGAGCCCGCGAAGGAGTTGGCGGGCTGCGGACGGCGCGGCGCGCGGGGCTTGGCTGTGCCCGGCAGCGACAGCCGCGGCTCACgggcgcggcgcggcggcggcgcgggcgcgggcggcggcggcacgggcgcgggcggcggccGCTCGGCCCAGCGCTCCAGCAGCTCGCGGTGCATGCGCTCGTACGGGTCGTCCGCGCGCCGCTCACGCAGCTCGCGGTGCATGCGCTCGAACACGTCCGCGTCCGCGCCCGCACccccgcccgcgcccgcgctgTCCGGCGACGACGCCTCCGAATCCGCCGCGTCCGCTGCTTCTGCCGAAACCGTCGCTTCCGAAGCTTCGACCGCCTTCTCCACGGGCTCGCAATCGACTTGCGAATTCCCTTTGTCGCTCTCCGGTTCGGCGTCGTTCGGAGCGAACGCCGCTTTGAGTTTCAGATCCACTTTGGATATCTGTCGTTTCAGATTGAAAGTCTTCCACGTGGTGGACTTTCGACGGGCGTCCGGCTTGTCGGAGTCCTGGGGCTCGGGGCTCGCGGGGGAGGGCTCCTCCGGCTTGGAGGGGGGAGGGAAAAACATCAGGTGAGGGTAAAGGTGGCGCGACCACTGACATGACTCGTGCGTGTGACATTGGGACATGGCGCTACTCGCTCGCTAGTGTGAACATGTCCTAATGTGCCCTACGATCTCAACTGGCCGTGCTTTTcgatgtttattttacttcatAGAGAGGCGAAGAAAATAATGACTATGCCATGCCTGTGACTAGCCGGGGTCGGCGCTACCTCTACAAactataaaacttaaattataaaaactctggaaaaaaaagtaaaatgccGGCGGCCCGagcaactaaataaaaaaaaaaacaaaatagcaaATGATAGTAacgtgaaaatatattaatactgTAACTACAGTCCGACGGTTTATTTGGACTCCATATGTCAGGATTGTATTCATAGAGAGCAGCACTATTGGGCTTCACAGATGACCGGCTGACTAGTGGTGTTCATTGAATGAGGTCAGGAAAATCGTAGTTACGTTTACGACCattcaatatttcaaaacaatttgaatAGTTGAAATCTTTTTTAGGATGTCgcatattaaaaactaagaaAACGAACATAGATTTAAAAGTATGAAGTGTTGCCATAATACCAACCAATAACatcgaaaatatataattccaTAGCTTAGttttagataaaaagtatgaaaCAAAAAGACAGAGAAAGGAAAGATGCAAACGTAACTACGAAGACACCAGGCCTCGCGCTCTGGTGCTGCCATCTACTGATTCCGTATCTCAATAATGTCGCTTCACTTCTATGTTTTGGTAAATCAAGACgagaaaatgtatgtatagagCTTGTGAAACGTTACGAAATGCGGccgatattattatattgatactAGTTACAgcatttttgatatatatatcgatTTCAATTAGTTTCTCGTgtggatttttcaaaaaataataatatattttaatttctcttGTTTCttattaactaattatttatataacttaaaaattaattctattaCTAAAATCACCTAAAGGCATGACGACTATCTGCCTGTTTTATTCGTGTTCAGCGTGTAAgagaaaactattatattctatagttttctcttaCACGCACCTATTAttccttaaaaaatatttaatgtataaacGACAGTAATCGTTTTCAAAAACGCATCTGTTTTCATATCTAGTAACAACTAAAACTATTATTGAGACTTAATTCGGCATGGTCTCAGTAGTTCAGTGGTTAAAAATACTCACGTGGTCAAGAACTCACGCCGCTGGCTATCAGGCAGATAGCCAGCGGCGTGAGTTCAAAttccgctcgattccagaattgtttcacctcattattattttttaaaatcaagtaatagtttgcaaatatataatatgtactgatgtacaacaaatttatattcaaaaatatgaatttctcGTCTCGATTCAACATAGTCGCATAATATTTCTCAACGTGGACCTGTAGTATCGTATGTTTCTCGCGTGCGTTAGTAATTTTCTCGTCTCAATTcaacatagtattttttatcagttcCCAAAGTTGGAGTATATTCTATAGTAGATTGAAATAGAGCCTCGCACAATCGTGAGTACCGTACCTGGTCAGACGCGGGCGAGCGCGGACGCAGCGTGCGGTCGGGCGGCAGCTGCAGCGCGGCGGGCGGCAGCGCGCACAGCAGCCAGCGCCGCGACACATCCACCACCACCACGCCGCGCTCGCCGCCCCACGCCATCCTGCCGTCGGCCGAGTGACACTCTTATACTTGCTACTACCTACTCGCTACATGCCGGAGGCCAAACGGTCGCCAAAAAATCACTCCCTGCACTGACGGTTGCCAGAGTGCCAAAAGCTCACCGATTACATCTCTAGAGTTCGAAATCACCTTTTAGGCAAATTGTGTCTGTGTTAGGTGATGTCCCTCTTCCACaacatttcattcataaatagtgcaaaatttaatacaacaaATCGATTGTCGCaagtcagggttgtcacaaaacaTTTAAGAAGTGATcctgtattttaaatttgacattttattaaactgtaCAGATAACCTAACTAAAATGTATTGGACATAATGTTATTACCAACATCGTTCTTGCATAAaacctacatttatttaaacgaAGAAAtcttattatagaaatatggATTATTGTTCTATAAACGTGAATATAAATTCGATACTAAAAATGTAGCCCACAAAgccaaatttcaatttttaactCTAACACATTGAAAACTTAATCAGCtacattaattttagattACTAGATCTcattaatatgtaatgtaattacaaattaaaattgagttTGGTGACTATAGTCCAAATATGACAAACTATAATAATGTTCATTCATATGCAAATTGCGAGATATAAAATGCCAACAATGTtcgtttttaaatcaaaataaaaaatactcacaACTGATACGAAGAATTGATAGTAAGTGTGGTGATCGGGTGCGGCATGCCCTGTTGCAGCGCCACCAGCGTGGGCTGGAAGCCCGGCGGCCGCTTCACCCCACCCGTGCCCGCCGCCCCCCGCACTCGCCAATTGCATGGAGTATTTGTCGACCCCGACCACACGCCTGACtggaatcaaatcaaatttcgCTCAAACGTTAACACTTATAAAACTTGGTTATGGCTCACCTCAGTTCTTTATACTcaagattaaataataaaaaaaggtgaGTTTTCCCCACCTTAATGCCAGCTACACAGTATCGCCGCGCTCGGACAGATACAGACGCGAATatatgaacattgcgtaatttgtgcGAGAGCTTTCATTTGCCGCAAGCCATGTATGTAGGATCCATCAAAGGACGGTGAACTGTTCCACAATAATGAATTGTTGAGCCTTCACACCAGTGTTAAGCTGGGGAAAAATCCATATATATAGTTCAAAGCTGGGTAACTCGTGTAATGATGACTAGGTATACTTATGCTTACTACGTATTAGTTATAGTACTAGAAGCCTAGCCTAGCCTTTCTGGCATGAGAGGAGCCAACACTGGTGATAGAGAATTGTAttcggtatttcttctcgGCTTCAGTCGTTCCAAAAATCCTGTAGTGTGTAGCTTGAGCGTAGAGAAATGCTATATAATAGTCCTCACCTCACTGACGCGGCGGCTGTCGCCGAGCTCCGCGTCGGGCGAGGGCTCCTCCTCCAGCGACTCCGAGATCACCGGCACCTCCAGCAcctgtacatacatacactttCATATATAACAGAATCGACGTGAAAAAGTTTTGTGTATGTGTCATTTTACAATACACGATGtatatttacatgtaaataaataaataaataaatatattaggacaaattacacagattgagctagccccaaagtaagttctagacttgtgttatgggatactaactcaacgatactatattttataatatatacatatatagataaacatccaagacccgggccaatcagaaaaagatcattttccatcatgacccgaccggggatcgaacccgggacctctcggttcagaggcaagcactttaccactgcgccactgaggtcgtcataaGGTAATATACTAACACATGTGGCGGAATTTTGAATGTCCTAATTTCACTCGGACTCATTAGTGTGACAGTGAGTCGGCCCCTAGTAATCACTCAGGTGAAATGGTTCACCTAGGCGAACATTTGCgacttttaaaatacttaattgacATTAAAAGCACCTACATAAAAAACGGACAAAACTCTCAAGTAAATGTAAAGTTAATATCAACTACGAAgtgaaaagaataaaaaattaatgactAAAGATTTCTTAAACCACCAAAACCAACAATAATTGATTGTTCAAGAACAACCCTTgtactattttttatcatgtaatctataacatttaaatgtaGGTAATATTGTAGTTTATGTTTTCTCTTAGTGAGAAAACAATGTCAATCTATGAGAAACACAATAAACGGACAATCGAGTAGCGAGAGTGATAGGGATCAACAcagttcaaatgagtttctatcGGAAAAGCAATCATTGTTCCGAAAAACCAGAAgcttttagaaatataatataaaacttttaccTGAAAAACGGCTCTGAAGATCTGATTTCAGtataaatgcttttattttgaCGGTAGAATAAACCAAACATAAAAGGCTAAAACACTTTTTAAACCCATAAACAGGGGACCAAAAGACTTGTCGCCTCGACGGTAATTCGCATCCGATAAGGGAAAAAGGGTGAGAAACCGCGAGAAACACCCACGACTGCCTGCCAGCGACTCACGTGTGTTTCGGAGTGTGCCTCAGCCTTGCGGAACTTGAAGAGCAGCACGTGTCCGTGCGGCAGCGCCACCGCCAGCCGCCGCGACTCCGCGCACAGCGCCAGCTGCTGCACCGCCAGCGGCGCGCTGTCCGCGTACGCCGGGCACGCTGCGCTGCGCTCGAACACTGACGGGCGATGTCACTATTTGTTAAACTATTATAGGACtgaagcggtgatggtgtaatggttaaggcgcccgcctgtgaaccgcAATATCCCAGCTTTTCATTTTACTCGCGCCACATTAGTTTTTATACCGATCTGATTTTTATACACCATCACTCGCTTTCGGTGAATGAAAACATCGTccggaaacctgcactctggttgattatgaatttgtatgtgaaatggacaatggtcaaatattataaagtacaaTAGTGAGAAAACACACTTAACATTCTCATAAGTGTTGTTCTGTGGCTTACCTTtagaacattttaatttgtacaatatttGTAGGGTGCCCGCGCTCGCGTCCCAAAACTTTACACTGCCGTCCGCGTGTctgaaatgttaaaatttaaattgaataaattaagagGGTATATACAGGGTCATTTATGAAACTTCAGCAACTTCGCAGAAGCAAGAAATTACGTTTGATGTTGCGAATTtcgacataaatataatttttatccccTTACCTTACCATAGATCCCCTTGCACTACGCATCTGAGCGTCTTCCTAGATATTCCTTCGCCGTTAAGCGTCGTCATATGCACATTCCAAGTTGTCATACCATTAGCAATCATCCCCCCCCCTCTCCTGCAGTGCAGCTAGTACGTCATATGCACATTCCAAGTTGTCATACCATTAGCAATCATCCCCCCCCCTCTCCTGCAGTGCAGCTAGTACACTCACCCGGTCAGTATGATCTCGCTGTAGGAGCAGGAGGCGGGCGCCCACTCGCCTCTCCTGCAGTGCAGCTAGTACACTCACCCGGTCAGTATGATCTCGCTGTAGGAGCAGGAGGCGGGCGCCCACTCGCCTCTCCTGTAGTGCAGCTAGTACACTCACCCGGTCAGTATGATCTCGCTGTAGGAGCAGGAGGCGGGCGCCCACTCGTCTCTCCTGTAGTGCAGCTAGTACACTCACCCGGTCAGTATGATCTCGCTGTAGGAGCAGGAGGCGGGCGCCCACTCGTCTCTCCTGTAGTGCAGCTAGTACACTCACCCGGTCAGTATGATCTCGCTGTAGGAGCAGGAGGCGGGCGCCCACTCGTCTCTCCTGTAGTGCAGCTAGTACACTCACCCGGTCAGTATGATCTCGCTGTAGGAGCAGGAGGCGGGCGCCCACTCGTCTCTCCTGTAGTGCAGCTAGTACACTCACCCGGTCAGTATGATCTCGCTGTAGGAGCAGGAGGCGGGCGCCCACTCGTCTCTCCTGTAGTGCAGCTAGTACACTCACCCGGTCAGTATGATCTCGCTGTAGGAGCAGGAGGCGGGCGCCCACTCGTCTCTCCTGTAGTGCAGCTAGTACACTCACCCGGTCAGTATGATCTCGCTGTAGGAGCAGGAGGCGGGCGCCCACTCGCCTCTCCTGTAGTGCAGCTAGTACACTCACCCGGTCAGTATGATCTCGCTGTAGGAGCAGGAGGCGGGCGCCCACTCGTCTCTCCTGTAGTGCAGCTAGTACACTCACCCGGTCAGTATGATCTCGCTGTAGGAGCAGGAGGCGGGCGCCCACTCGTCTCTCCTGTAGTGCAGCTAGTACACTCACCCGGTCAGTATGATCTCGCTGTAGGAGCAGGAGGCGGGCGCCCACTCGTCTCTCCTGTAGTGCAGCTAGTACACTCACCCGGTCAGTATGATCTCGCTGTAGGAGCAGGAGGCGGGCGCCCACTCGTCTCTCCTGTAGTGCAGCTAGTACACTCACCCGGTCAGTATGATCTCGCTGTAGGAGCAGGAGGCGGGCGCCCACTCGCCTCTCCTGTAGTGCAGCTAGTACACTCACCCGGTCAGTATGATCTCGCTGTAGGAGCAGGAGGCGGGCGCCCACTCGCCTCTCCTGTAGTGCAGCTAGTACACTCACCCGGTCAGTATGATCTCGCTGTAGGAGCAGGAGGCGGGCGCCCACTCGCCTCTCCTGTAGTGCAGCTAGTACACTCACCCGGTCAGTATGATCTCGCTGTAGGAGCAGGAGGCGGGCGCCCACTCGTCTCTCCTGTAGTGCAGCTAGTACACTCACCCGGTCAGTATGATCTCGCTGTAGGAGCAGGAGGCGGGCGCCCACTCGCCTCTCCTGTAGTGCAGCTAGTACACTCACCCGGTCAGTATGATCTCGCTGTAGGAGCAGGAGGCGGGCGCCCACTCGCCCCCCGCCACGGGCCACAGCCTCTCGCTGAAGCCCGCACTCTTCTTGTTGGCCGCACGACCCACGGAGTAGAACGCCGGGATCTGAAACATAGGCGTTGCTTTTTACCTGAAAACCATaggaataatcataaaaatcttgGAACATTTTAGCGACATTGTGAATATTTATCGAAAGCTGGCGAATGTATTAACTGGAAGAAGTTCGTAATTATTCTGGCCTCTTTACTCAGCATATATACGAAGTGGATCTTCTAAATGAATGTGTCAAACTATTGTCCTGTCTcgttgatttaaaattaaatgcagTATATTATAATGCTTATCGCTCGGATATAGTATCCCTTGTGTGTATGGTTTAAATGTGATTATCGACGATGTATTTTCATAAGATCCACATTGTACAACTTTGGAGTGCAGTATACTGACCAGGTCCGAGGGGCAGTCAGCGAAGTATGAGCAGCAGCTGACGGGTGACTCGTGCAGGTCCATGGGGTAGGGGTTCTCGAACACCGGATATCCGGGGGACAGCAGGTCTATAACCACCAGGTCGTTCTGCAAGAGGACTACTATCGCGTACGGCTCTTGGTAGTCTGGAAACGAGAAGATATTAGACACATTGGttgttattaatgttatatcgCCTATGTAGAGACTGGCTACTaaatgccccattgctcagtcgttaTTCTACTATCGCTGGTTGAGATCtcttcatgggataagtccgtcATTATATATTACCTTTGTGTTGtacctttaatatttttatgggtTTTTtggtaaaacaaacaaacaaacaaacaaacaaacaaacaaacaaacaaacaaacgaaagAATGAACACGATCGAACGAACAAAAAAGCAGTATGTGTCCCTCACCCGCAGCGTGCGGCGTCTCACAGAGCGTGACGAAGTCGACGACGCTGTGCTCCATCTCGAGCACGGTGGTGGTCTTGCCGCTGAGCACCGTGACGCTGTGCGAGCGCCCCGCCTTCTCCGACGGCAGCCCGCCGGAGAATATCACCAGGCTCTCGCTGGACACCGGCAGGCACGATTACATTAGTACACAGTTCAATAGCGGACTTCCAAATGTgcctttaaaatttaaaagtttactttATACATGGCTTCCGATTTATAGATAATAGaaaagcatttaaaatattatatgatttcatcgccattttataaaataaagttctaGACCGATTTGGCTATAGTATTAGAACCGAGGAGATccgaaacaataataaacgtgtaatgtttaaaactatttccATACATATTTGGATTACACAAATTTCAACTCTATGAGAAACATTAAAGTTAAACAACTTTCTTATCAGGTTCAGTTACAAAAAAGTCAGTTAAAATGAGAATGAGCTCACCCCGTCCGCGAAGTTTTCCACTCGAGCCTGAGTATCGGTTTGCAAGGCTCCAGTTTCCCGTCTTTGTTCGCTTTTGCTGAAAAAAGTAAAggaaataaacacaatttatttaaaactattacaaGAGACTGCATGGATCTTTCTTAACAAAATTGAAACTTTTGTTAACGGAGAAATGCTATTATTCTTTGGACGAGTTTTTAAACGATAAAGaacaaaaattttgacatttattatatCGATTGGACATTCAcaatattaatacttttattactaaattatctaaattatttatattacctatgtaatttaattaactcaTTATGACGTgttttttatcgatttattataatattattatgagatGACATACATTATTGATAATAGAAATTGCAtccatataaataactatcgaaaattaaattttataataaatccgGCTGCCGTTCCATATTCTTGTTAGCAAATACCCGACAGGGTTCATATTGTACCTATTATGTAAGCAGTGTTAGCTAGCTAAGAGAACTCATGTACATTATGAATGGCAATAAacgatttgaattgaattgaattctTTATGCTGGCCTCGACACTCTCATAGTACAAGTAGTTAACGCCCCGTCTACATGAGCCGTCATGAGTTTAAGTTTCCCGTCGTGCCAACAAACTAGTTACATAGCGTGATATCAACAGATTATCCTATCTAAATAGGTGTATCTCGCTCTTACCATGAGGATACGACAGTGATTGGGGTCTCGGCGCTCTCGTAGTCCAAGTGGCTAACGCCCCGTCCACATGCGCCGTCATGAACTTCCCGTCGTGCTGCCACGCGGCCGCGCGGACGCCGTCCCCCGGCCCGCCGCTGCCCAGCGCGCCTCGCCActccgccgcgcgcgcgcgcaggTCCCATACCACTACTAAGCCGGTTTCGAAGGCTATCAGCAACTGAAATTCATCAAGCAGGATACAGGTGCACGGCTTATAAATGTTATGATATAGTAGAAGTTATTACAGATTGGCGACTCTTCAAGTAGAGTGTTCAATATTTGCATGAAATTTATACGTAGATAGCAATGcccaaaaatgaaaaaaaatgtgaaatttgtCTTGAaagctaaatttaaaatcatatattaatctgtcaaaaatgtttatcaaatttcattaacatcgaaaattaaatctaattacAAATAGACTGAAATTTTAAGCCGTACGTAAATAATTCGAAACTTCTGCAAGTCCGAGGCGGTAAGCCCGGGCGGCCTGCAAACCCGATAGCTCGGGGTCCGGGGATTAGCCGGGATAAATTAATTAGGCAAATGGCAATGATTGGAGGGGAATACGAAAGCGTTTAAGATTATGGTGATTTTACtgtgttttattcaaaataaaaaaatgatattatatccTTTAAATCATTACTGAATGAGATTAAAAATCGCAAGTCAATTATTAGTTAGTCTTTAGTCAAAACGTTCAGTAATTCAGGCCGTACGCTCAAATAACAACAGTATTTAACAAATGTTATATGGCATTCCAAGCAATTTTTAGTTTCAGGCATTTCCAAGCAATCTTTAGCTGTGCTACACAAATGCGTAAATCTGACTtgggaaaatttattttctacaataaGCTATAGCCGTACATCTGGATTCATAGGCATCGTTCTAATAAAACATGATTTCACAAGAAGGTTTGCAGATTCTGCGCGTACGAAATCCACGGGGGGATACCTAtatagtggtcctattctagcgGAACCACAAACCACGCTTCGCTATTATCTGGCGTGCCGTATCAATCATGAACAACCACAATGCAGAGATTCATCTTTCTgatattaagtaggtacgaTCGCACGATTCACATGTTTTAGAAAGACGACACTCACTACGCTGTAATAACGGGAGGTAGGTATGATGATGGCAATAACGAGACCCACCTTGCTGGCGTCCAGGGGGTTGTCGCTGATCTCCACCACCGCTCCGGGATGATTCTGTCTCGTGCTGAAACAaggaaaaaatcaaatagtaACGCTGAacacttttatttagaaatgcaCACGTTTTCATGAAAAGTGTGTTCAAAcacaatgtaaatttttgaataaatgaaatgcaaCAGAGCAATAGCAGAGAGAACAATAGCAGACAAACAAAACGTAAATTAACATACCGTAAGCTAACATACCGTTCCTCGTTAGCTGATGGTTTATCAGCTAGGTAgtgtaactatattttataacaaatacatatatagataaacatccaagacccggaccaatcagaaaaagataattttccatcatgacccgaccggggatcgaacccgggagctctcggttca includes these proteins:
- the Tomosyn gene encoding syntaxin-binding protein 5 isoform X4 — protein: MKKFTFKGVLDGFRSSVQAAPRGIDQEIQETLRPDHFQVKKTFRHGFPFSPTALAWDPIQKLLAIGDKGGNLRILGGPGVDAHSRHEAGEAVLHAKFVINEGALVTATADDQLHLWTFRQKSPQRVQSLKFQRERITCLHLPLQSKWVHVGTERGNVHVVNIETFALSGYVINWNKAIEVTRQNHPGAVVEISDNPLDASKLLIAFETGLVVVWDLRARAAEWRGALGSGGPGDGVRAAAWQHDGKFMTAHVDGALATWTTRAPRPQSLSYPHAKANKDGKLEPCKPILRLEWKTSRTGESLVIFSGGLPSEKAGRSHSVTVLSGKTTTVLEMEHSVVDFVTLCETPHAADYQEPYAIVVLLQNDLVVIDLLSPGYPVFENPYPMDLHESPVSCCSYFADCPSDLIPAFYSVGRAANKKSAGFSERLWPVAGGEWAPASCSYSEIILTGHADGSVKFWDASAGTLQILYKLKCSKVFERSAACPAYADSAPLAVQQLALCAESRRLAVALPHGHVLLFKFRKAEAHSETHVLEVPVISESLEEEPSPDAELGDSRRVSESGVWSGSTNTPCNWRVRGAAGTGGVKRPPGFQPTLVALQQGMPHPITTLTINSSYQLMAWGGERGVVVVDVSRRWLLCALPPAALQLPPDRTLRPRSPASDQPEEPSPASPEPQDSDKPDARRKSTTWKTFNLKRQISKVDLKLKAAFAPNDAEPESDKGNSQVDCEPVEKAVEASEATVSAEAADAADSEASSPDSAGAGGGAGADADVFERMHRELRERRADDPYERMHRELLERWAERPPPAPVPPPPAPAPPPRRAREPRLSLPGTAKPRAPRRPQPANSFAGSLMRRFNKLDSSFSRSRSSSMSSLENIAQEGIQCIAFADSYTKKSDPTALLPTLWIGTTQGSVMTMMINLPEADLRHTQPVVVTPTGGPLFRLKGSILTMSFLDCNGALIPYSYESWKDDSKDPRERRERTPTKQSSSGSRMSPTPGAEAPPAGDRQFVVLASEKQARVVALPSQNCVYRQQIVDTDFVVKAEIVSLKDSVCLVSYLSSGQLAAHSLPSLRPLVLVDFLPLAELSFQTQSKQRGIVDPMLSIWGQQLIVNEDTDQIAKTFCFSNRGHGLYLASPTEVQKFTIDAEFCQQLNEMIGELFLPRDMPEPPKESFFKGLFGGGARPLDREELFGEGSGKPNRAVAKHIPGAGTDQLGARAASAASEVSRAHQLVLERGDKLSQLEDRAERMCSQAGEFSSSAHQLMLKYKDKKWYQL
- the Tomosyn gene encoding syntaxin-binding protein 5 isoform X3 gives rise to the protein MKKFTFKGVLDGFRSSVQAAPRGIDQEIQETLRPDHFQVKKTFRHGFPFSPTALAWDPIQKLLAIGDKGGNLRILGGPGVDAHSRHEAGEAVLHAKFVINEGALVTATADDQLHLWTFRQKSPQRVQSLKFQRERITCLHLPLQSKWVHVGTERGNVHVVNIETFALSGYVINWNKAIEVTRQNHPGAVVEISDNPLDASKLLIAFETGLVVVWDLRARAAEWRGALGSGGPGDGVRAAAWQHDGKFMTAHVDGALATWTTRAPRPQSLSYPHAKANKDGKLEPCKPILRLEWKTSRTGESLVIFSGGLPSEKAGRSHSVTVLSGKTTTVLEMEHSVVDFVTLCETPHAADYQEPYAIVVLLQNDLVVIDLLSPGYPVFENPYPMDLHESPVSCCSYFADCPSDLIPAFYSVGRAANKKSAGFSERLWPVAGGEWAPASCSYSEIILTGHADGSVKFWDASAGTLQILYKLKCSKVFERSAACPAYADSAPLAVQQLALCAESRRLAVALPHGHVLLFKFRKAEAHSETHVLEVPVISESLEEEPSPDAELGDSRRVSESGVWSGSTNTPCNWRVRGAAGTGGVKRPPGFQPTLVALQQGMPHPITTLTINSSYQLMAWGGERGVVVVDVSRRWLLCALPPAALQLPPDRTLRPRSPASDQPEEPSPASPEPQDSDKPDARRKSTTWKTFNLKRQISKVDLKLKAAFAPNDAEPESDKGNSQVDCEPVEKAVEASEATVSAEAADAADSEASSPDSAGAGGGAGADADVFERMHRELRERRADDPYERMHRELLERWAERPPPAPVPPPPAPAPPPRRAREPRLSLPGTAKPRAPRRPQPANSFAGSLMRRFSRADKLDSSFSRSRSSSMSSLENIAQEGIQCIAFADSYTKKSDPTALLPTLWIGTTQGSVMTMMINLPEADLRHTQPVVVTPTGGPLFRLKGSILTMSFLDCNGALIPYSYESWKDDSKDPRERRERTPTKQSSSGSRMSPTPGAEAPPAGDRQFVVLASEKQARVVALPSQNCVYRQQIVDTDFVVKAEIVSLKDSVCLVSYLSSGQLAAHSLPSLRPLVLVDFLPLAELSFQTQSKQRGIVDPMLSIWGQQLIVNEDTDQIAKTFCFSNRGHGLYLASPTEVQKFTIDAEFCQQLNEMIGELFLPRDMPEPPKESFFKGLFGGGARPLDREELFGEGSGKPNRAVAKHIPGAGTDQLGARAASAASEVSRAHQLVLERGDKLSQLEDRAERMCSQAGEFSSSAHQLMLKYKDKKWYQL